One Fusobacterium ulcerans DNA segment encodes these proteins:
- a CDS encoding ATP-binding protein, protein MAHKVLILGSSGTGKSTSIRNLNPDETFIIKAVEKQLPFKKSETLYNSENKNIFTTQKISSVLSMLDRIEKNSKVKTLIIDDFNYLLTFGYKEKAVEKGYQKFETLAFGIIDIFSKIDTMRNDLIVYVMAHTQKDQDGKLSMKTIGKFLDDKVVIEGLFSMVILALGSEGDYKFKVNGIDPAKTPMEMFEADEIENDLTLINKTIKEYFN, encoded by the coding sequence ATGGCGCATAAAGTTTTAATACTTGGAAGTAGTGGAACAGGAAAATCTACATCAATAAGAAACTTAAATCCTGATGAAACTTTTATTATAAAGGCAGTTGAAAAACAGCTACCTTTCAAGAAATCAGAAACATTATATAATTCTGAGAATAAAAATATATTTACTACTCAAAAAATAAGTAGTGTTTTGTCAATGTTAGATAGAATAGAGAAAAACTCAAAGGTAAAAACTTTAATCATAGATGACTTTAATTATCTGCTGACTTTTGGTTATAAAGAAAAAGCTGTAGAAAAGGGATATCAAAAATTTGAAACGTTAGCTTTTGGAATAATAGATATTTTTTCAAAGATAGATACTATGAGAAATGATCTCATTGTATATGTAATGGCTCATACTCAAAAGGATCAAGATGGAAAATTGTCAATGAAAACAATTGGTAAATTTCTTGATGACAAAGTAGTAATTGAAGGTTTATTTTCTATGGTAATTCTTGCATTAGGTAGTGAGGGAGATTACAAATTTAAGGTTAATGGAATAGATCCAGCTAAAACACCAATGGAAATGTTTGAAGCAGATGAAATAGAAAATGATTTAACTTTAATAAATAAAACTATAAAAGAATATTTTAATTAA
- a CDS encoding Ltp family lipoprotein, translating into MKKKILIGIAAVIIVLGAPSTMFGEDATPAEYVAALGKATLYANQMHMSKKALHEQLISEFGEQFTEEAADYAVEKVKANWKENALSKAKMYQKEMNMSRKAVYDQLISEYGENFTKEEADYALEHLPK; encoded by the coding sequence ATGAAAAAGAAAATTTTAATCGGAATTGCAGCAGTAATTATTGTTTTAGGAGCACCAAGCACAATGTTTGGAGAGGATGCAACACCTGCTGAATATGTGGCTGCTTTAGGAAAAGCAACTCTGTATGCAAATCAAATGCATATGTCTAAAAAGGCTCTACATGAACAATTGATTTCTGAGTTTGGAGAGCAATTTACAGAAGAAGCTGCTGATTATGCTGTTGAAAAAGTAAAAGCTAATTGGAAAGAAAATGCTTTAAGTAAAGCTAAAATGTATCAGAAAGAAATGAATATGTCAAGAAAAGCTGTTTATGATCAACTAATATCTGAATATGGAGAGAACTTTACAAAAGAAGAAGCAGACTATGCTTTAGAGCATTTGCCTAAATAG
- a CDS encoding XRE family transcriptional regulator, translating to MTIGERIKKKREELKLSQEQLAEIMGYKSKTSIHKAEQGITDLPQSKIIEFARALKTTPSYLMGWEEKIEKSNAVILDKSQFIYVPVYGKASAGNGYINMDTVLYDKLIHINGYSHDSFLIEVSGDSMEPTILDGEFVLVDPTRTEICEGKIYVITYNNETYIKMIEKHEEDEIVLLKSVNQKYRDKVIKKEEFENVKIEGRVVKVISERNL from the coding sequence ATGACCATTGGTGAAAGAATAAAGAAAAAAAGAGAAGAACTAAAATTATCTCAAGAACAACTTGCTGAAATTATGGGTTATAAATCTAAAACATCTATCCATAAAGCTGAACAAGGGATTACAGATTTACCTCAATCAAAAATAATAGAATTCGCTAGAGCACTTAAAACTACTCCTTCATATTTGATGGGGTGGGAAGAAAAAATAGAAAAATCAAATGCTGTTATTCTTGATAAATCTCAATTTATATATGTCCCAGTGTATGGAAAAGCTTCTGCCGGAAATGGATATATCAATATGGATACTGTGCTTTATGACAAACTAATACATATTAATGGCTATTCTCATGATAGCTTTTTGATTGAAGTATCAGGAGACAGTATGGAACCAACTATTTTAGATGGTGAATTTGTATTAGTAGATCCTACACGCACTGAAATTTGTGAAGGGAAGATTTATGTAATTACTTACAACAATGAAACTTACATTAAAATGATAGAAAAGCATGAAGAAGATGAAATTGTTCTGTTGAAAAGTGTAAATCAAAAATACAGAGATAAAGTAATTAAAAAAGAAGAATTTGAGAATGTAAAAATAGAAGGCAGAGTTGTAAAAGTTATTTCAGAAAGAAATCTATAA
- a CDS encoding 3'-5' exonuclease, with product MKILFIDTETGGLNPKESALIQLSGIVRIDKKDVEEFNFFIKPFAESEVNAKALEVQGRTEKELETEKYRPEKEVYTDFKKILDRYIDKYDKTDKFIVAGYNVKFDIDMLQSFFKRNGDNFLFSYISSSVLDPLPCIGMLQLCEVLPELKNNKLETWCEYFGIGFKAHDSLEDIKATKELIFKIAKLIRK from the coding sequence ATGAAAATATTATTTATAGATACAGAAACTGGGGGGCTAAATCCTAAAGAATCAGCACTCATTCAACTTTCTGGGATAGTAAGGATAGATAAAAAAGATGTTGAGGAATTTAACTTTTTTATTAAGCCTTTTGCTGAGAGTGAAGTTAATGCAAAAGCATTAGAAGTACAAGGAAGAACAGAGAAAGAACTGGAAACTGAGAAGTACAGACCTGAGAAAGAAGTCTATACAGACTTTAAAAAGATATTGGATAGATATATAGATAAGTATGATAAAACAGATAAATTCATAGTAGCAGGCTATAATGTAAAGTTTGATATAGATATGCTGCAAAGTTTTTTCAAGAGAAATGGAGATAATTTTTTATTTTCTTATATAAGTTCAAGTGTACTTGATCCATTACCTTGTATAGGAATGCTTCAGTTATGTGAAGTACTTCCAGAATTGAAAAATAATAAATTAGAAACTTGGTGTGAATACTTTGGGATTGGATTTAAAGCACATGACAGTTTGGAAGATATAAAAGCAACAAAGGAGCTTATATTTAAAATTGCCAAACTAATAAGGAAGTGA
- a CDS encoding small toxic polypeptide LdrD, with amino-acid sequence MSFLKELALQVVAGVLASIICKWLDRK; translated from the coding sequence ATGAGTTTTCTAAAAGAACTAGCCTTGCAGGTTGTTGCCGGTGTACTAGCTAGTATTATCTGCAAGTGGTTAGATAGAAAATAG
- a CDS encoding DUF262 domain-containing protein — MLEKNINLEDYLENLSRSKDKDSYSMSIRELGSMYKEGLINLSPVYQRKFRWDNLKASKLIESIFLSIPLPPIFVSVRNGKWDVVDGVQRISSILWFCGILDETTDKREELELIDLEKLELLNGKTYSFLKDKYSKDIFKYFDMKRLDVTLLTSNDVESEYDLFSRLNTGGLNLSSQEIRNFLIVKLDPILYDELLKISKNEDITKLLGISKKQQDEDYGMELLVYFIIISKTNNKFKNLKNHDTIKGIDLYKEYASKHPSSRSRFIDKCIADVLYDGINVDEEILNLKKTFKKIEIELGNSPFSKGRKFSPFIYICLISYLCNNSDKTKKLTDILELIQKNELYKKSADRGANVVKQFITGIEIGRDILKDE; from the coding sequence ATGTTAGAAAAAAATATTAATTTAGAAGACTATTTAGAAAATTTATCTAGATCTAAAGATAAAGATAGTTATTCTATGAGTATAAGAGAATTAGGAAGTATGTATAAAGAAGGATTAATAAATCTTTCTCCTGTTTACCAAAGAAAATTTCGTTGGGATAATTTAAAAGCTAGTAAATTAATAGAATCTATTTTTCTATCTATTCCCTTACCACCAATTTTCGTTTCTGTTAGAAATGGAAAATGGGATGTTGTTGATGGAGTTCAAAGAATTTCAAGTATTCTTTGGTTTTGTGGTATCTTAGATGAAACTACTGATAAAAGAGAAGAATTAGAACTTATAGATTTAGAAAAATTAGAGCTATTAAATGGTAAAACTTATAGTTTTCTCAAAGATAAATATTCAAAAGATATTTTTAAATATTTTGATATGAAAAGGCTAGATGTTACATTATTAACTTCTAATGATGTTGAATCAGAATATGATTTATTTAGCAGATTAAATACTGGTGGCTTAAATTTATCTTCACAAGAAATTAGAAATTTCTTGATTGTAAAATTAGACCCAATCTTATATGATGAACTTTTAAAAATTAGTAAAAATGAAGATATTACAAAACTTTTAGGAATTAGTAAAAAGCAACAAGATGAAGATTATGGAATGGAGCTGTTAGTGTATTTTATTATTATTTCAAAAACTAATAATAAATTTAAAAACCTAAAAAATCATGATACCATAAAAGGAATTGATTTATATAAAGAATATGCTTCTAAACATCCTTCATCTAGAAGTAGATTCATTGATAAATGTATTGCTGATGTATTATATGATGGAATCAATGTTGATGAAGAAATTCTAAATTTAAAAAAAACATTTAAAAAGATTGAAATAGAATTAGGTAATTCTCCTTTTTCTAAAGGACGAAAGTTTTCTCCTTTTATATATATTTGCTTAATTTCCTATCTTTGTAATAATTCTGATAAAACAAAAAAACTTACAGATATTCTTGAATTAATTCAGAAAAATGAACTTTATAAAAAAAGTGCTGACAGAGGAGCAAATGTTGTTAAACAATTTATTACTGGAATAGAGATAGGGAGAGACATTTTAAAAGATGAATAA
- a CDS encoding MAE_28990/MAE_18760 family HEPN-like nuclease, whose translation MNKDMLLSQIQISLQNRKKELLDFFIFIKTQQSETIEETINKSYILLLYAHWEGFIKETSIKYFSFICSQKRQVKDLTNNFYLIYFKDILKNYQISRAISIEKEILTKTLDKNKKFKIEIDKEHFQKYVLGIEDNLKFNNYKNICEILDYVLEDLTGKFNIILEKLVHNRNSIAHTGIKADENTYTDIADIEDMKNAIIKEMDNFYLFVESNIKNDRYLI comes from the coding sequence ATGAATAAAGACATGTTACTTTCACAAATTCAAATTTCTTTACAAAATAGAAAAAAAGAATTATTAGATTTTTTTATATTTATAAAAACGCAACAATCTGAAACTATTGAAGAAACAATTAATAAATCATATATTCTTCTTCTATATGCTCATTGGGAAGGATTTATTAAAGAAACCTCTATCAAATATTTTTCATTTATTTGTTCTCAAAAACGTCAAGTTAAAGATTTGACCAATAATTTTTATTTAATATATTTTAAGGATATTTTAAAAAATTATCAAATTTCAAGAGCTATTTCAATAGAAAAAGAAATTTTAACTAAAACTCTTGATAAAAATAAAAAATTTAAAATAGAAATAGATAAAGAACACTTTCAAAAATATGTTCTTGGAATTGAAGATAATCTAAAATTTAATAATTATAAAAATATTTGTGAAATACTTGATTATGTTTTAGAAGATCTTACAGGAAAATTTAATATTATTTTAGAAAAATTAGTTCATAATCGTAACTCTATTGCTCATACAGGCATAAAGGCTGATGAAAATACTTACACAGATATTGCTGATATTGAAGATATGAAAAATGCCATTATAAAAGAAATGGATAATTTTTATCTTTTTGTTGAAAGTAATATAAAAAATGATAGATATTTAATATAA
- a CDS encoding DUF4145 domain-containing protein, with protein MINKKIKLKNSLLDFEFEVENCCPHCGVYNDPVKINDLQNFSDKDGLIIFALIFKSSCCQRLFSSFYIFDQLNRRTKHIFTYPSVKPHVFDKGLQEVSPNFIKIFNQSKAAEDLGNFELACIGYRTSIEFLLKDFLIRVRKEDENKISKMKLYDVISLFEEKEISISADVVRAFGNDKTHYIAKYDFEISQVKTYLKFLIDAIVKEIYLANPPIKGR; from the coding sequence ATGATTAATAAAAAAATAAAATTAAAAAATTCATTATTAGATTTTGAATTTGAAGTTGAAAATTGTTGTCCACATTGTGGCGTCTACAATGACCCTGTAAAAATTAATGATTTACAAAATTTTTCTGATAAAGATGGTTTGATCATTTTCGCCTTGATTTTTAAATCCTCTTGTTGCCAAAGACTTTTTTCATCATTTTATATTTTTGATCAGCTCAATCGTAGAACCAAACACATCTTCACTTATCCCAGTGTAAAACCCCATGTTTTTGATAAAGGTTTACAAGAAGTGTCGCCAAACTTTATAAAAATTTTCAATCAGTCTAAAGCAGCAGAAGATCTTGGGAATTTTGAACTTGCTTGCATTGGATATAGAACTTCTATAGAATTTCTTTTAAAAGATTTCTTAATTAGAGTCAGAAAAGAAGATGAAAACAAAATATCTAAGATGAAACTATATGATGTTATATCTCTTTTTGAAGAAAAAGAAATTTCTATATCAGCTGATGTAGTTCGTGCTTTTGGAAATGATAAAACTCATTATATTGCTAAATATGACTTTGAAATATCACAAGTAAAAACTTATTTAAAATTTTTAATAGATGCAATTGTTAAAGAGATTTATCTTGCAAATCCGCCGATAAAAGGTCGTTAA
- a CDS encoding phosphoadenosine phosphosulfate reductase family protein, which translates to MEKHIVSFSGGKDSSAMLLLMIEKGMQIDEIIFLDTGVEFPEMYEHIARVERYIKRPITKLKAENTYEFMMFDYAKKKGKNKGQKGYSWADFRNRWCTQYLKKQVMNRYLKEKYKNIEIIEYHGIAADETKRLVKNREKNIKYPLAEWGIIEKEALEYCYNKGFDWDGLYKKFDRVSCWCCPLKNLKELKVIYKEYPKYWEKLKEWDSKTYRKFRADYSILDLEKKFEKEVDKWIEK; encoded by the coding sequence ATGGAAAAGCATATAGTATCTTTTTCTGGAGGAAAGGACAGCTCAGCTATGTTGTTATTGATGATAGAAAAAGGAATGCAAATAGATGAAATAATATTTCTTGATACTGGGGTTGAATTCCCTGAAATGTATGAACACATAGCAAGGGTAGAAAGATATATAAAAAGACCTATAACAAAATTGAAGGCAGAAAATACTTATGAATTTATGATGTTTGATTATGCGAAGAAAAAAGGGAAAAATAAAGGGCAAAAAGGATATAGCTGGGCTGATTTTAGAAATAGATGGTGTACCCAGTATTTAAAAAAGCAAGTAATGAATAGATATTTAAAAGAGAAATATAAAAATATTGAAATTATAGAATATCATGGCATAGCTGCTGATGAAACAAAGAGACTTGTAAAAAATAGAGAAAAAAATATAAAATACCCTCTGGCAGAATGGGGAATAATTGAAAAAGAAGCACTTGAATATTGTTATAACAAAGGCTTTGACTGGGATGGGCTATATAAAAAATTTGATAGAGTATCTTGTTGGTGCTGTCCACTTAAAAATCTTAAAGAACTAAAAGTTATTTATAAAGAATATCCAAAATACTGGGAAAAGTTAAAAGAATGGGATTCAAAAACATATAGAAAATTTAGGGCTGATTATTCTATTTTAGACCTAGAAAAGAAATTTGAAAAAGAGGTAGATAAATGGATAGAAAAATAG